A genome region from Gouania willdenowi chromosome 9, fGouWil2.1, whole genome shotgun sequence includes the following:
- the LOC114469315 gene encoding retinal dehydrogenase 1-like translates to MNSQSGNGCDHQVSNWDLKSQQEDGWRTNVVPSPIADPPIVYTKLFIDNAWHESCRGRKSPVYNPTTGELLCEVEEADSEDVDKAVRSARTAFQTGSPWRSMDASDRGRLLNRLADLVERDRILLATLETLDSGKVFIMAYFVDLMATIKTLRYYGGWADKIHGKTIPVDGDYFTYTRHEPVGVCGQIIPWNFPLMMFVWKIAPALCCGNTVVIKPAEQTPLSALHMAALIKEAGFPPGVVNVLPGYGQTAGSAISHHMDIDKVAFTGSTDIGKLIQKAAGESNLKRVTLELGGKNPNIVFADCDLEYAVEQAHSGLFFNQGQCCLAGSRVFVEEPIYEEFVRRSVKMAKSKVLGNPLLPEVDQGPQIDQKHFDKIMDLIASGKREGATLECGGSAWGQQGCFIQPTVFSNVTDDMRIAKEEIFGPVQQIMSFQSVEEVIQRANATPYGLAAGIFTKDFNKALMVSSALQAGTIWVNCYNAMSAQCPFGGFKMSGNGRELGEYALQEYTEVKAVTVKISQKNS, encoded by the exons ATGAACTCCCAGTCTGGTAATGGGTGTGACCATCAGGTTTCAAACTGGGACTTGAAATCACAgcaagaagatggatggagaaCAAACGTCGTACCCAGTCCAATTGCAGACCCTCCTATTGTTTACACAAAG TTGTTCATTGACAATGCTTGGCATGAGTCGTGCAGAGGCAGGAAGAGTCCTGTGTATAATCCCACCACAGGGGAGCTGCTGTGTGAAGTGGAGGAGGCTGACTCA GAGGATGTGGATAAAGCAGTTAGGAGCGCAAGGACAGCCTTTCAGACAGGGTCACCATGGCGATCCATGGATGCTTCTGATCGAGGTCGCCTACTGAATAGACTGGCTGATTTGGTGGAACGAGACAGAATTCTGCTGGCA ACACTGGAGACCCTTGACAGTGGTAAAGTCTTCATCATGGCTTATTTTGTAGATCTAATGGCTACAATCAAAACTTTGAGGTATTATGGTGGCTGGGCAGACAAAATTCATGGAAAAACTATTCCAGTAG ATGGGGATTATTTTACCTACACACGACATGAACCTGTTGGTGTATGTGGCCAGATCATTCCT TGGAACTTTCCACTGATGATGTTTGTGTGGAAAATTGCTCCGGCTCTGTGCTGTGGGAATACTGTGGTCATCAAACCTGCTGAACAAACCCCGCTATCAGCTCTGCACATGGCTGCTCTCATCAAAGAG GCTGGTTTTCCCCCTGGTGTGGTGAATGTGTTGCCAGGTTACGGTCAGACAGCAGGCAGTGCCATTTCACACCACATGGACATCGACAAAGTGGCCTTCACTGGATCTACTGAT ATTGGAAAACTCATTCAGAAAGCTGCAGGTGAAAGCAACCTGAAGAGAGTGACACTAGAACTTGGAGGGAAAAATCCAAATATTGTTTTTGCAGACTGTGACT TAGAGTACGCAGTGGAGCAGGCCCACAGTGGTCTGTTTTTTAACCAGGGCCAGTGCTGTCTTGCTGGATCCAGAGTTTTTGTGGAGGAGCCGATTTACGAGGAGTTTGTTCGCCGCAGTGTAAAGATGGCCAAATCTAAAGTCCTGGGAAATCCACTGCTTCCAGAGGTGGATCAGGGACCACAG ATTGACCAAAAGCACTTTGATAAAATAATGGATCTGATAGCCAGTGGAAAGAGGGAAGGGGCTACACTCGAGTGTGGAGGGTCCGCATGGGGTCAGCAGGGATGCTTTATCCAACCCACTGTCTTCTCAAATGTTACAGATGACATGCGCATCGCCAAAGAAGAG ATATTTGGTCCAGTGCAGCAGATCATGAGTTTTCAAAGTGTTGAAGAAGTAATCCAAAGGGCCAATGCCACACCCTACGGCCTGGCAGCAGGAATTTTCACGAAAGACTTCAACAAAGCCCTCATGGTCTCCTCTGCTCTGCAGGCTGGCACAATTTG GGTCAATTGTTACAACGCCATGAGTGCTCAGTGTCCCTTTGGTGGTTTCAAGATGTCAGGGAATGGGAGAGAACT GGGAGAATATGCTCTTCAGGAATACACAGAAGTCAAAGCCGTCACCGTCAAAATCTCACAGAAGAACTCCTAA